One window of Candidatus Tokpelaia hoelldoblerii genomic DNA carries:
- the recJ gene encoding Single-stranded-DNA-specific exonuclease RecJ (bhsal08880), with the protein MSDIARTADTLYFLGIDKSATDKIWREKLDTPARNNALAISQKYDVPDLLARVLSARGVDEAQAETFINPSLRNLMPDPMTFTDMHKAATRIAQAVMKGEAVAVFGDYDVDGACSAAIMARFLRSFQLDCRIYIPDRLAEGYGPNKAAMRQLVLDGAKLVITVDCGANSAEAVGAALAAGGDVVVLDHHQMAEAATATDCPLVNPNRPDDLSGQGHLCAAGVVFMTLVAVCQVLRQQAWKSIPDLLGYLDLVALATVCDVVPLVGLNRAFVVKGLQIARTMHNPGLAALVKVARIGEPLNVFHLGFILGPRINAGGRIGNSALGAELLSCDESAQAEAVAIQLDALNRERQEMETIQLEEAETQIIAALEDKSLPAAIVVASKDWHPGIVGLIASRLKERLNRPAVAIAIRVDGTATGSARSVAGVDIGRLVSMAVTEGLLTKGGGHSMAAGLTIAPQKIALFQQWLPEKVKQNREEPESRETLLIDGALSASGMTEQLFHMLEKAGPYGAGHEAPLLALPAHKLVDVREVGRGHISATLSDISGKRLKAIAFRAAGTPLGDFLFNNRMKSIHLVGNLSINYWNGSVTPQLRIVDAALTNR; encoded by the coding sequence ATGTCTGATATTGCGCGCACAGCTGATACATTGTACTTTTTAGGAATAGACAAGTCTGCGACAGATAAAATCTGGCGAGAAAAACTTGACACGCCTGCGCGCAATAATGCTTTGGCCATAAGCCAGAAATATGATGTGCCGGATCTGCTTGCCCGGGTCTTGTCCGCCCGTGGCGTTGATGAGGCACAGGCTGAAACTTTTATCAATCCAAGTCTGCGCAATCTGATGCCGGATCCCATGACTTTTACTGATATGCATAAGGCAGCAACCCGGATTGCCCAGGCTGTGATGAAAGGCGAGGCTGTGGCTGTATTTGGTGATTATGATGTGGACGGAGCCTGTTCAGCGGCTATTATGGCGCGCTTTCTGCGATCTTTTCAGCTTGACTGCCGGATTTATATTCCTGACCGTCTGGCTGAAGGCTATGGCCCCAACAAAGCAGCCATGCGCCAGTTGGTTCTTGATGGAGCAAAACTTGTTATCACTGTCGATTGCGGCGCAAACAGCGCTGAAGCGGTTGGGGCAGCACTGGCCGCCGGTGGTGATGTTGTGGTGCTCGATCACCATCAAATGGCAGAGGCTGCTACAGCCACAGACTGCCCGTTGGTCAACCCGAACCGGCCGGATGACTTGTCAGGGCAGGGGCATCTATGTGCTGCCGGTGTCGTGTTTATGACATTGGTTGCGGTTTGTCAGGTCCTACGCCAACAAGCGTGGAAAAGCATTCCTGATCTTCTTGGCTATCTTGATCTTGTTGCTTTGGCAACTGTTTGTGATGTCGTGCCGCTTGTCGGTCTTAATCGCGCTTTTGTTGTCAAAGGGTTGCAAATCGCGCGCACCATGCACAATCCCGGCCTTGCCGCATTGGTAAAAGTCGCCCGGATTGGCGAACCGCTGAATGTGTTTCACCTCGGGTTTATTCTGGGGCCGCGTATCAATGCAGGCGGACGAATCGGCAATTCGGCATTGGGAGCAGAACTTTTAAGTTGTGATGAGAGTGCGCAGGCAGAAGCCGTTGCCATCCAGCTTGATGCCTTAAACAGGGAACGCCAGGAGATGGAAACCATCCAGCTTGAAGAAGCTGAAACACAGATTATTGCAGCATTGGAAGATAAGAGCTTGCCAGCGGCCATTGTTGTCGCCAGCAAAGACTGGCACCCGGGTATTGTCGGACTGATTGCTTCACGTTTAAAAGAGCGTTTGAACCGGCCTGCCGTGGCAATTGCCATTCGCGTGGATGGAACAGCAACCGGCTCGGCCCGTTCTGTCGCCGGCGTTGATATTGGCAGGCTTGTCAGTATGGCCGTCACGGAAGGTTTACTGACAAAAGGAGGCGGGCACAGTATGGCTGCCGGTTTAACGATTGCCCCGCAGAAGATAGCGCTTTTCCAGCAATGGCTGCCTGAAAAGGTAAAACAGAACAGGGAAGAACCGGAAAGCCGCGAGACTTTGCTGATTGATGGCGCACTGTCTGCAAGCGGCATGACAGAGCAGCTTTTTCATATGCTGGAAAAAGCCGGCCCTTACGGGGCAGGGCATGAGGCGCCGTTGCTGGCTTTGCCCGCACATAAACTGGTTGATGTGCGCGAAGTCGGGCGCGGGCATATCAGCGCAACGCTGAGTGATATAAGCGGCAAGCGTTTAAAAGCTATTGCTTTCCGTGCCGCTGGAACACCATTGGGAGATTTTCTTTTTAACAACCGGATGAAGAGCATTCATCTTGTCGGCAATCTATCCATCAATTACTGGAATGGCAGCGTAACGCCACAACTGCGGATTGTTGATGCGGCCTTAACCAACAGATAA